The Nicotiana sylvestris chromosome 6, ASM39365v2, whole genome shotgun sequence genomic sequence GTTAAATCCTTTACTAAATATGGCGTTACCGACAAGATTTGAGAAATCAGAAGATAAAAAGTCAAAGACGAAACCTAATTGCTCGGTGCATTCTCATTATGTGGGGAAGATAAGCTGCCTATTAATGACATGAGGTGAAGCCAGGATGTGACTTCATCGTATAATTGAAATCTAAAGAACCGAAGGAGTGGCAGAAGAATAATTAATTAATAGCCAATACAAAggaggaaaaaagaaagaaatggagTACTTATGTAATAAAATTAACAGCCTAGAGGACTTGTCAATTTTGCTTGAATACCATTATCCATTTAACAATTTTTGTTCAAGCTGGAACTTGGAAGCATAGTCAGAATTTTCAGATAATACACAAAAATTGACCCCAAATTACAAACAATTGAAGCTCTTAAAAGAGTGGGCAGGGTTCATTATTCCTATCTAATACATATGCAGAGAGGTTTAAGATTACATGGAATATACACTTTATGCTCTTAGCAAATATCAGAGTTTAAATCAGCTCAGGCTATAAAGTAAATATTAAAACCTATGGAGTCCAAATCCTAACAAGTAACAACTACAAGACCCAAAAGAAGTTAAAACTGCTAAGTTGTTTTCAAGAAATATTTACCACTATCCTTGTTCTTTATTTCTTCAAAACAAATCAGCAGTTTCACCTAAGGTCATTCCCATTCCAATTCCCATTAGCTCTTCTTGTGCTTGTGCATTAGCATTATCATCAAGCAGCCACTTTTCCAGAAAAGTTAAAGGCACTTGTGTCTCCAAATTTGGCTTGCTTTCCTCTTGATGAAAACTTCCATTCATTTCTGCCTTGAAATTTTGCTTGCTTTCAACTTGGAAAATTGCAGCATTATTATTCTCAGGTGTAAAATTACCACCCTCATCGACCGACATGGATTGTGACACATCCGAATTATTTGATGAATTAAAATTAAAGAGCGAGTCCAAACCTTCGTGTGCAGTTGTTGCATTATTTATGGTTCCTTCGCTAGGGCTAGAACTCGAAACCGCAGCGATTGATGGATAGTTGAAGGACGACATTTTTGAAGTAGATCGACTTTGAGAAGATGATTTGGGTGAATTTTTCATCCAATTTTGAAGCAACTTAGCAATATTATCAGCACTGGATGCATAGGTAGTAGATGTTTGGATTGGTTCTTGCACAGGAAGATTAGGACtggaattattattattatttggagaATCTCCAGTTGAAGGAGTAGTGTCAAGTGACAAAGCTTCACAAAGAGCTTGTTTAGCCATGTGAATGTCTGTTTGAAGCCTTCTTTCCCATTGTCCTTTTGAGATTTTTGATTGAgatgaggaagatgatgatgattttCCCTCTTGATCATGGCCTTCAAGTTTCTTGTTAAGCTTCTTTTTCAAATGAGTATTCCAGTAATTCTTTATATCATTGTCTGTTCTTTGTGGAAGGTATGAAGCTATGGCTGCCCATCTACATACACCAAAAAAAGCACACTCAAATCttagtttcaaaaaaaaaaaaagatctaaTTAACCCCGAGCACtacaaattaaattaaaaataagagATTTAggaatgaaaatgaaaaattagGTAGTCAAAATCAAACCACACATCATGTGCTAAAATTGTTTACTGATACCACTAGACTATATATATCTTGATTAAGATATTCTGGTTGTAGTTGGAAACATGAGAATTTGTTTTTCTTGATCTAACCCTAAAAacgaaaaaacaaaaaataaacagATGATAATTTTTTTTACCTATTCCCGAGAAGAGCTTGGAGGTGAATAATCATCTTCTCTTCATGTTCTGTGAAATTTCCACGTTTAATCCCTGGACGGAGATAATTAGTCCATCGCAGTCTACAGCTTTTGCTGCATCTTAGCAAGcctgaaaaaaaaaagatgaagagGACAGTGATTATCAATTACTGATCATGGACGGAAAAAAGTCTGATCAAATGGCATATATTCATTCAAGAAGAGTTGCAGAAAATTAATTACACATATTTAATGATACCAACCAAccccaaataaaaaaaaattaccagTATTAGTGGGAACAGCTCTCCAGTTTCCAGGACCATGCTCTTGAATGTATGAAACCAAAATGATATCTTCTTCTGGTGTCCATGGTCCTTTCTTTACCCCAGTTTTTTCACAGCAAGGCGGCCTTCCCATTCTAtacaaattaaaggaaaaaggacTACAATTGGTTTTCTGctttttcttgcttttttttCTCTAGCTATATGTCTTTATAGAACATAATGAAACTACTCCTATGAAGAAATATTGTTGAGACAAGCGTCTAAGCTAAAGGGGGTCCTTgtctatatatatttttattattgaaCAAGTGAGAAGACAGAGATAGAAGAGACCAAAGCTGTTGTTAAGCTGACAAAAAGATTGAAGAGGTAAAAGGGGTATATCCTCAATGAGTCAAAAGCGGACAGCATTAAGCATTTACTCATTTGCTTGCAAACACCAAAAAGTCAGCTGTTTTGCTTATGCTTTAGTAAtcgtttttttatctttttccgcCTCACTAAACTTCATCCTAATTGACGACATTTATGACGCAacacatataaattttatttcctGCGTAATTGTTTTTAATTATTATCCTCTTAAATTTATCATTCTTTAAGTTCTTGTTAAGTTTGTGTATATATTGCAGCGTATATTTGGgttgggcatatatcgggtaaaaccgatagCCCGAACCAAAAAAAGCTTATTGGATTATCGATATGATCGGGTTGTTGGATTAACGATTTAGAATTTTTTTACTATTGGATTACCGATTCGGGT encodes the following:
- the LOC104212772 gene encoding myb-related protein 306-like, which codes for MGRPPCCEKTGVKKGPWTPEEDIILVSYIQEHGPGNWRAVPTNTGLLRCSKSCRLRWTNYLRPGIKRGNFTEHEEKMIIHLQALLGNRWAAIASYLPQRTDNDIKNYWNTHLKKKLNKKLEGHDQEGKSSSSSSSQSKISKGQWERRLQTDIHMAKQALCEALSLDTTPSTGDSPNNNNNSSPNLPVQEPIQTSTTYASSADNIAKLLQNWMKNSPKSSSQSRSTSKMSSFNYPSIAAVSSSSPSEGTINNATTAHEGLDSLFNFNSSNNSDVSQSMSVDEGGNFTPENNNAAIFQVESKQNFKAEMNGSFHQEESKPNLETQVPLTFLEKWLLDDNANAQAQEELMGIGMGMTLGETADLF